From the genome of Synergistetes bacterium HGW-Synergistetes-1, one region includes:
- the ispF gene encoding 2-C-methyl-D-erythritol 2,4-cyclodiphosphate synthase → MNRETWSFIIVAGGTGTRLGGIPKQFRLLDGCPVWKWSAKIAEELFKDGMVDELVIVVPEESLAEVKGRCDLKIPTRLAAGGTTRSQSVMNGLKNSCGSHVLVHDAARPFITKELCLELIKNTAIHGASIPLIGSSDSLKRLDSGKMVCADRKKFFRTQTPQAFEKLTLIDAIRSFGFQGTDEAEAWIASGRDIFATEGPESNFKITTKFDWEVASSMTGGRKIQRTGHGFDIHQLVKGRKLILAGVKIENAEFGLLGHSDADIVLHTVMDAILGAAGLPDIGTLFPASDAKWKDADSRELLNTVISKVRSEGWNIDWVDVTLQAQSPKLGDMIPNFILSVVSFIAENESETNFNMKIKSGEGCGTVGRNECMICHGVATLSKYDWNQG, encoded by the coding sequence ATGAACAGAGAGACCTGGTCCTTCATAATAGTAGCAGGGGGCACAGGTACCCGCCTTGGCGGAATTCCGAAGCAGTTCAGGCTCCTTGATGGATGTCCTGTCTGGAAGTGGTCTGCTAAAATTGCAGAAGAATTATTTAAGGACGGGATGGTAGATGAACTGGTAATTGTCGTTCCTGAGGAGAGTCTGGCAGAGGTTAAGGGTCGGTGTGACCTGAAGATCCCTACACGTCTTGCTGCCGGAGGAACCACAAGATCTCAGTCAGTAATGAACGGATTAAAGAATTCATGCGGGTCTCACGTGCTTGTGCACGATGCGGCCCGCCCTTTTATAACAAAGGAGCTTTGCCTCGAACTGATAAAAAACACGGCCATTCACGGAGCTTCCATTCCTCTTATTGGATCCAGCGATTCACTCAAGAGGCTGGACTCAGGAAAGATGGTCTGTGCAGACAGAAAAAAATTCTTCCGGACCCAAACTCCGCAGGCATTTGAAAAATTAACACTGATAGATGCAATCAGATCATTTGGCTTTCAAGGCACTGACGAAGCAGAAGCATGGATCGCTTCAGGAAGGGATATCTTTGCCACAGAAGGACCGGAGTCAAACTTTAAGATCACAACTAAATTTGACTGGGAGGTCGCATCATCGATGACCGGAGGCAGAAAGATACAAAGAACAGGGCACGGTTTCGACATCCATCAGCTTGTGAAAGGCAGAAAACTCATACTTGCCGGTGTTAAGATAGAAAATGCTGAGTTCGGCCTTCTTGGGCATTCTGATGCTGATATTGTCCTGCATACTGTAATGGACGCAATACTCGGAGCCGCCGGCCTTCCGGATATTGGGACACTCTTTCCTGCGTCTGACGCAAAATGGAAAGACGCGGACAGCAGGGAACTTCTTAATACCGTGATAAGCAAAGTTCGCTCAGAGGGATGGAATATTGACTGGGTAGATGTTACTTTACAGGCGCAGTCTCCTAAGCTGGGGGACATGATACCAAACTTCATTTTAAGCGTTGTATCTTTTATTGCTGAAAATGAGAGCGAAACAAATTTCAACATGAAGATCAAGTCGGGCGAAGGCTGCGGTACTGTGGGACGCAATGAATGTATGATCTGCCACGGAGTAGCAACCCTTTCAAAGTACGATTGGAATCAAGGCTGA
- a CDS encoding abortive phage infection protein, whose amino-acid sequence MYNPSIKIKLEAIDLPIPERLKTLLMQKEGTVTTAEANEAGVSNERLRLLVKSGELERAAFGVYILPDELADKMFIAQLRRPKIIYSHETALFLHDLTDRDPLSYTVTVPAGYNIAQLRKEGFTVFSVARELHDLGVTKLTTMFGHTVIVYGLERTICDCIRSRNRMDIAVVTDAVKRYVLRKDKDLYTLMKMSETFGVSKLIRSYMELLL is encoded by the coding sequence ATGTACAATCCTAGCATTAAAATCAAATTGGAGGCGATCGATTTGCCTATCCCGGAAAGACTGAAAACGCTCCTGATGCAAAAGGAAGGAACTGTCACAACTGCTGAAGCAAATGAAGCAGGAGTATCAAACGAACGTCTCCGCCTGTTGGTAAAGTCAGGAGAACTGGAGCGTGCTGCATTCGGTGTATATATCCTCCCAGACGAGTTGGCCGATAAGATGTTCATTGCCCAGTTGAGACGCCCGAAAATCATTTACTCACATGAGACAGCCTTATTTCTGCATGACCTTACGGACAGAGATCCCCTTTCCTATACAGTTACAGTGCCTGCAGGATACAACATTGCCCAGCTTCGGAAAGAAGGGTTTACGGTTTTTTCCGTCGCGAGGGAGCTGCATGATCTCGGAGTTACAAAATTGACAACGATGTTCGGGCATACTGTCATCGTCTACGGACTGGAGAGAACGATCTGTGACTGTATCCGAAGCAGGAACCGGATGGACATCGCCGTTGTCACCGATGCGGTCAAACGTTACGTTCTAAGGAAGGATAAGGACCTGTACACACTTATGAAAATGTCGGAAACTTTTGGAGTGTCCAAGCTGATCAGAAGTTACATGGAGTTACTCCTGTAA
- a CDS encoding IMP dehydrogenase yields MTKKRSEDKFVEYRGFTFDDVLLVPGYSEVVPAQVDVSTMLTPQISLNIPICSAAMDTVTEGRLAIALAREGGIGILHRNLPIENQAVEVDKVKRSESGVIVDPFYRHPEDMVREAVALMEHYHISGVPVVDKDIRLVGIITNRDLRFVTNLDQPISNVMTKENLITAPMGTTLEDAKTILMGTKVEKLPIVDKDGKLKGLITIKDILKARAFPNATKDSRGRLRVGAAIGVGTDAFDRADALVKAGVDTIVVDTAHGHSKMVIDTVAKLRKLYPDLPLIAGNIATAGAAEALMDAGADAVKIGIGPGSICTTRIVAGIGVPQVAAVMNVADVVHKRGKMAIADGGIRYSGDIVKALAAGADVVMIGSLFAGTEESPGEAVIYRGRSFKSYRGMGSLGAMKGGCSKDRYFQEGTTEDKLVPEGIEGMVAHKGSISGVVYQMVGGIRSGMGYVGAPDIRALHEESRFVQVTAASMKESHPHDIVITKEAPNYWADEE; encoded by the coding sequence ATGACAAAAAAGAGATCTGAAGATAAGTTCGTTGAATACAGGGGCTTCACATTTGACGACGTACTGCTCGTTCCGGGATACAGCGAAGTTGTCCCTGCCCAGGTAGACGTATCTACTATGCTCACACCACAGATATCCCTTAATATACCCATTTGCAGTGCTGCAATGGATACTGTTACAGAGGGCAGGCTGGCTATAGCGCTTGCACGTGAGGGAGGGATCGGCATACTTCACAGGAACCTGCCGATCGAAAACCAGGCTGTTGAAGTTGACAAGGTCAAAAGGTCTGAATCAGGCGTCATAGTTGACCCCTTCTACCGCCATCCGGAAGATATGGTCAGGGAAGCTGTTGCGCTAATGGAGCACTATCACATCTCGGGAGTGCCCGTAGTAGACAAGGACATAAGGCTTGTTGGGATAATAACAAACAGGGACCTCAGGTTCGTCACAAACCTTGACCAGCCAATATCCAACGTTATGACGAAAGAAAACCTGATAACAGCTCCGATGGGTACAACACTTGAAGACGCAAAGACCATTCTTATGGGTACAAAAGTAGAAAAACTGCCCATAGTTGACAAAGACGGAAAACTTAAAGGACTCATTACTATCAAGGACATCCTGAAGGCCAGAGCATTTCCTAACGCAACCAAGGATTCAAGAGGCCGTCTGCGTGTAGGAGCAGCCATCGGTGTAGGCACTGATGCTTTTGACAGGGCAGATGCCCTTGTCAAGGCCGGAGTAGACACAATAGTTGTCGATACAGCCCACGGACATTCAAAAATGGTTATCGACACAGTTGCCAAGCTTAGGAAATTGTATCCCGACCTGCCGCTTATCGCCGGAAACATCGCAACCGCAGGTGCAGCAGAAGCCCTGATGGATGCAGGAGCTGACGCTGTAAAGATAGGAATAGGTCCGGGATCTATATGCACGACCAGGATCGTTGCAGGAATAGGCGTGCCGCAGGTCGCAGCTGTCATGAACGTGGCCGATGTCGTTCATAAAAGAGGCAAAATGGCCATCGCAGACGGGGGCATCAGGTATTCGGGAGACATAGTTAAGGCCCTTGCCGCCGGTGCGGACGTTGTCATGATCGGATCCCTTTTTGCAGGCACAGAAGAAAGCCCAGGAGAAGCTGTAATATACAGGGGGCGCTCATTCAAGAGCTACAGAGGAATGGGTTCACTCGGAGCAATGAAGGGCGGCTGCAGCAAGGACAGATACTTCCAGGAGGGCACTACGGAAGACAAACTTGTTCCTGAAGGCATAGAGGGAATGGTCGCACACAAAGGATCGATCTCGGGAGTTGTCTATCAGATGGTTGGCGGTATCCGCTCCGGAATGGGCTACGTAGGTGCACCTGATATCCGGGCGCTTCACGAAGAATCAAGGTTTGTCCAGGTAACCGCTGCGTCAATGAAGGAAAGCCATCCTCACGACATAGTCATAACAAAAGAAGCCCCTAACTACTGGGCAGATGAAGAATGA
- a CDS encoding YbaB/EbfC family nucleoid-associated protein, which yields MKMDKLLKQAQRMQAEMALAQEQLAGTVVEGVSGGGMVKAKVNGHGDVLSVSISPEVVDPKDVEMLEDLIISAIKEALKQSKEMANSKMNSITGGMGGFPGLM from the coding sequence ATGAAAATGGACAAGCTCTTGAAGCAGGCACAGCGTATGCAGGCAGAAATGGCGTTGGCCCAGGAACAGCTTGCCGGCACTGTGGTCGAGGGAGTTTCAGGAGGCGGCATGGTCAAGGCAAAGGTGAACGGACACGGAGACGTTCTCTCTGTCTCTATCTCCCCTGAGGTCGTTGATCCAAAGGATGTTGAAATGCTGGAAGACCTGATAATCTCCGCCATAAAGGAAGCGCTCAAACAGAGCAAAGAAATGGCGAACAGCAAAATGAATTCTATTACCGGGGGAATGGGCGGATTTCCCGGTCTGATGTAA
- a CDS encoding twitching motility protein PilT, which yields MSSGSGLSAVMKRLVRAVMVFICAAAGYQISKIVIEQNWWPSITLLHPIATTVFIIIVSACFGFILAPLFWLSVSKFAQFTESKLQNTSVPELTVSLLGLILGLLLANLIAMPMSRIPGGIGVYIAVLLNVALGYLGLRFFAKRKDDIWSVITNIGDIRLRLPKRKKKNENGEDGKETDLEVAPEFFYSIPKILDTSAIIDGRILDVAQSGFIEGTIVLPRFILAELQGVADSTDPLRRTRGRRGLAVVTELQKIRTLNIEIPETTLKDLEREKVDEALVVLARQLNGKVITTDYNLNQIAQIEGVSVLNVNDLANSLKPMLLPGENVEIDIIRVGKEAHQGVGYLDDGTMLVVEDGYKRIGERVKVTVTSMLQTSAGRMVFGRIRP from the coding sequence ATGTCATCCGGATCCGGTCTTTCAGCTGTTATGAAAAGATTGGTCAGAGCAGTGATGGTTTTTATATGCGCCGCTGCCGGCTATCAGATATCAAAGATAGTCATAGAGCAGAACTGGTGGCCCTCAATTACACTGCTTCACCCAATAGCAACAACCGTATTTATTATTATTGTTTCAGCATGTTTCGGCTTTATCCTTGCACCTTTATTCTGGTTAAGCGTAAGCAAATTCGCACAATTTACAGAATCCAAACTCCAGAATACGAGTGTACCGGAACTTACAGTGAGCCTGCTTGGTTTGATTCTGGGTCTGCTGCTTGCTAACCTCATCGCTATGCCGATGTCAAGAATTCCAGGAGGGATAGGGGTATACATTGCGGTACTGCTGAACGTCGCCCTCGGCTACCTGGGACTGCGTTTCTTCGCAAAAAGAAAAGATGACATATGGAGCGTAATAACAAATATTGGTGATATCAGGCTTCGGCTACCCAAGCGCAAAAAGAAAAATGAAAACGGGGAAGATGGAAAAGAGACAGATCTTGAAGTTGCTCCGGAATTTTTCTACTCCATACCCAAGATACTTGATACAAGCGCAATAATTGACGGCAGGATACTTGATGTGGCACAAAGCGGCTTCATTGAGGGTACTATTGTTCTGCCGAGGTTCATACTCGCTGAGCTTCAGGGGGTAGCTGACTCAACAGATCCCCTCAGAAGGACCCGTGGAAGGCGCGGGCTTGCTGTTGTAACTGAACTTCAGAAGATCAGGACCCTGAACATTGAGATCCCCGAGACTACCCTCAAGGACCTTGAAAGAGAAAAGGTGGATGAAGCCCTGGTCGTACTTGCGCGCCAGCTCAACGGCAAAGTCATAACGACTGACTACAACCTCAATCAGATCGCCCAGATCGAAGGAGTATCTGTTCTTAACGTAAACGACCTGGCCAACTCTCTCAAGCCTATGCTGCTTCCGGGAGAGAACGTAGAGATCGACATAATACGTGTTGGAAAAGAGGCCCATCAGGGCGTCGGCTACCTTGATGACGGAACTATGCTCGTTGTCGAAGACGGTTATAAGCGCATTGGAGAAAGAGTCAAGGTCACAGTTACTTCCATGCTCCAGACGTCTGCCGGAAGAATGGTCTTCGGAAGAATACGTCCTTAA
- a CDS encoding 6,7-dimethyl-8-ribityllumazine synthase, protein MKIVQGNMIGSGLRFAIIASRFNELITSKLIEGAKDALSRHDVRHQDIDVYWTPGAWEQPVVAKEIAMSGKYDAIITLGAVIRGDTTHHEYVAGEAAKGLAHVGLEHRIPVAFGIITCDNLEQALARSGSKAGNKGADAALAALETANLLREVRKDRGADA, encoded by the coding sequence ATGAAAATAGTCCAGGGAAATATGATCGGGAGCGGTCTTCGTTTCGCAATTATAGCGTCCAGATTCAACGAGCTTATTACCTCAAAACTTATAGAAGGCGCAAAAGACGCGCTTTCACGTCATGATGTACGCCACCAGGACATAGATGTCTACTGGACACCGGGAGCTTGGGAACAGCCTGTAGTGGCAAAAGAGATCGCAATGAGCGGCAAATATGACGCCATCATAACTTTGGGCGCTGTCATCCGCGGCGACACCACACATCACGAATACGTAGCAGGTGAGGCTGCGAAGGGACTGGCCCATGTAGGACTTGAGCATCGCATCCCTGTAGCGTTTGGGATAATCACATGTGATAACCTCGAACAGGCTCTTGCCCGCTCAGGCAGCAAAGCCGGAAACAAGGGCGCTGACGCTGCACTTGCAGCGCTTGAGACAGCCAATCTTCTCAGGGAAGTGCGTAAGGACAGAGGAGCTGATGCATAA
- a CDS encoding SirA family protein: METKTVDARGLSCPQPIVETKKVLDKLSGGRVEVLVDTVTSRENVLRFGRNAGWQGSFEESEGSFKVILEK, from the coding sequence ATGGAGACAAAAACAGTGGATGCACGCGGACTATCATGCCCGCAGCCTATAGTGGAAACTAAAAAAGTACTCGACAAGCTCAGCGGAGGAAGGGTAGAGGTCCTTGTAGACACAGTGACCTCAAGGGAAAATGTCCTGAGGTTCGGCAGAAATGCCGGATGGCAGGGGTCCTTTGAAGAATCAGAGGGTTCTTTTAAGGTCATTCTTGAGAAATAA
- a CDS encoding serine--tRNA ligase, producing MLDIKWVRENTEEFAAMLANRNYSFPLERFIELDSMRRETLLEAEALKEKRNAGAKEVGMKKKAGKNADELMEEMRLIGEKVKELDEKVGIIEAELDDLAMRIPNKPHDSVPIGADENDNVEIRKHGKPREFTFEPKAHWDLGEPLGIMDFEKGVQLAESRFTVLKGPGARLERALMNFMLDLHTTQHGFTEIAPPILVNTGTMSGTGQLPKFAEDLYKCANDDLWLIPTAEVPLTNLHAGEIMNESDLPKYYCAFTPCFRREAGSYGRDMRGMLRQHQFDKVEMVKLSTPEKSYDELEHMTNCAEKVLQLLGIPYRVICLCTGDMGFGAAKTYDIEVWLPSQNCYREISSCSNCEDFQARRMGTKYRPATGTKPRFVHTLNGSGIAIGRCLIALMENYQNADGSITVPEVLRPYAGGMELVK from the coding sequence ATGCTTGATATCAAATGGGTGAGGGAGAACACAGAAGAATTTGCCGCGATGCTGGCAAACAGGAATTACTCCTTCCCACTTGAACGCTTTATAGAGCTTGACTCCATGCGCAGAGAGACCCTTCTTGAAGCTGAGGCCCTTAAAGAAAAGCGAAACGCAGGGGCAAAAGAAGTCGGCATGAAGAAGAAAGCCGGGAAAAACGCCGACGAACTGATGGAAGAGATGCGCCTTATCGGTGAAAAGGTCAAAGAACTAGACGAAAAGGTTGGAATCATCGAAGCTGAACTTGACGACCTTGCGATGAGGATACCCAACAAACCTCATGATTCTGTTCCTATAGGAGCGGATGAAAACGACAACGTTGAAATAAGGAAGCACGGCAAACCCCGTGAATTCACTTTTGAACCAAAAGCCCACTGGGATCTGGGTGAGCCTCTTGGAATAATGGACTTTGAAAAGGGAGTCCAGCTTGCTGAAAGCCGTTTTACAGTCCTCAAAGGTCCAGGTGCAAGACTCGAAAGAGCTCTTATGAACTTCATGCTTGATCTTCATACGACCCAGCATGGATTTACTGAGATCGCACCTCCGATACTGGTAAACACAGGTACGATGAGCGGAACAGGACAGCTTCCCAAGTTTGCCGAGGACCTTTATAAATGTGCCAATGACGACCTCTGGCTGATCCCCACAGCTGAAGTGCCTCTGACAAATCTGCATGCCGGCGAAATTATGAACGAGTCCGACCTGCCTAAATATTACTGTGCTTTTACACCATGCTTCAGGCGCGAGGCAGGCAGCTACGGCCGCGATATGAGGGGCATGCTTAGGCAGCATCAGTTTGACAAGGTCGAAATGGTAAAGCTGAGCACTCCTGAAAAAAGCTATGATGAGCTTGAGCACATGACGAACTGCGCAGAAAAAGTCCTTCAGCTTCTGGGTATTCCGTATAGGGTCATTTGCCTCTGCACAGGTGATATGGGTTTTGGTGCGGCGAAAACGTATGATATCGAAGTATGGCTCCCAAGTCAGAACTGCTACCGCGAAATCAGCTCCTGCAGCAACTGTGAAGATTTCCAGGCAAGAAGGATGGGTACCAAGTACCGTCCAGCAACCGGGACCAAGCCGCGATTTGTACACACACTTAACGGATCCGGAATCGCAATAGGCAGATGCCTCATCGCTCTGATGGAAAATTATCAGAACGCGGACGGTAGCATAACCGTTCCGGAAGTACTCCGCCCTTACGCCGGAGGCATGGAACTTGTAAAATAA
- a CDS encoding YedE-related selenium metabolism membrane protein — MNRLLMSKNGPALAGTIIGVIAALLVKFGNPGNMGVCVACFTRDVAGALGLHRAGVVQYLRPELAGFILGSFVSALLYREYRPRGGSSPMIRFGLGFFAMVGALVFLGCPWRAYLRLAGGDYNAFAGIAGLATGIAIGVIFLYRGFSLGAARPNPKASGYFMPLLAIALLALLIIKPLFGAEGTGPIFFSEKGPGSMHAPLIIALAAGLLVGWLAQRSRFCTVGAIRDLIMLKDTHLFKGIVCFIVAAFLTNLSLGLFKPGFEGQPVAHTMHLWNFLGMALSGLAFTLAGGCPGRMFIMSGEGDSDAGVFIMGMLLGAAFAHNFSLASSGAGVGAYGIPATIAGLVFCLAVGTLFMNRVD; from the coding sequence ATGAATCGTTTGTTAATGTCAAAAAACGGTCCTGCGCTGGCAGGAACGATAATTGGTGTCATTGCGGCTTTGCTTGTCAAATTCGGCAACCCCGGAAACATGGGTGTCTGTGTTGCCTGTTTCACACGTGATGTGGCAGGTGCTCTGGGACTTCACCGTGCAGGTGTTGTCCAGTACCTGCGCCCCGAGCTTGCCGGGTTTATTCTGGGATCTTTCGTATCAGCACTTTTGTACCGTGAATATCGCCCAAGGGGAGGTTCTTCCCCGATGATCCGTTTTGGCCTGGGTTTCTTCGCCATGGTAGGTGCACTGGTTTTCCTGGGGTGTCCCTGGCGCGCATATCTCAGGCTTGCGGGAGGCGATTATAACGCTTTTGCAGGAATTGCCGGACTCGCAACGGGAATTGCGATTGGCGTAATCTTCCTTTACAGAGGGTTCAGTCTCGGTGCCGCACGACCTAATCCTAAAGCTTCCGGGTATTTCATGCCCCTGCTGGCAATAGCTCTTCTTGCACTTCTTATCATTAAGCCTCTCTTTGGAGCAGAGGGTACAGGACCGATATTTTTCTCTGAAAAAGGTCCCGGATCGATGCACGCGCCCTTAATAATAGCCCTTGCAGCAGGACTCCTTGTCGGATGGCTTGCTCAAAGAAGCCGCTTCTGCACAGTCGGAGCGATACGCGATCTTATAATGCTTAAGGACACTCACCTTTTCAAAGGTATCGTATGCTTTATCGTCGCAGCTTTCCTTACGAACTTGTCCCTTGGGCTCTTCAAACCCGGATTTGAAGGGCAGCCTGTCGCTCACACCATGCACCTGTGGAATTTTCTTGGAATGGCACTTTCCGGACTTGCCTTCACATTAGCCGGAGGCTGCCCGGGGCGCATGTTCATAATGTCTGGCGAAGGTGATTCCGACGCAGGTGTATTCATAATGGGAATGCTTCTTGGCGCAGCTTTTGCTCATAATTTCAGCCTTGCAAGTTCGGGTGCCGGAGTTGGAGCATACGGCATCCCCGCAACTATTGCCGGACTTGTTTTCTGTCTTGCCGTAGGCACTTTATTTATGAACAGGGTAGATTAG
- a CDS encoding recombination protein RecR yields the protein MSATSLPGSVYKLIKLWSKLPGVGEKTARRMVFFILKQDSSWVTEFIGTIKQVKDETHHCSECGNITDIEPCSICRDKMRNRKIMCVVESDEDCISIEQAGIFNGLYHVLGGQVSPLDEQDIPEESITKLRERVCDLKIEEIVLATAPRIEGDLTAFAIQEALEGIPVMISRLSYGLPVGGSIGYADRVTLHMAMESRKEMPGK from the coding sequence ATGTCAGCCACTTCACTGCCCGGCTCAGTATATAAACTTATAAAACTTTGGAGTAAGTTACCTGGCGTAGGTGAAAAAACTGCCCGGCGTATGGTGTTTTTTATCTTAAAACAGGATAGCAGCTGGGTAACTGAGTTTATCGGCACCATAAAACAGGTCAAAGATGAAACTCACCACTGCAGCGAATGCGGCAATATAACAGATATTGAGCCATGTTCCATCTGCAGGGACAAAATGAGGAACCGTAAAATAATGTGTGTAGTAGAAAGCGACGAAGACTGTATTTCAATAGAACAGGCAGGTATATTCAACGGACTGTATCATGTTCTTGGAGGTCAGGTTTCGCCCCTTGATGAGCAGGACATACCGGAAGAAAGCATCACAAAGTTACGGGAAAGGGTATGTGACCTTAAAATTGAGGAAATCGTACTTGCAACTGCTCCAAGGATAGAGGGAGATCTTACCGCTTTTGCAATACAGGAAGCGCTGGAAGGAATACCCGTTATGATATCAAGGCTTTCATACGGCCTGCCCGTAGGAGGAAGCATAGGCTATGCAGACAGAGTCACACTGCATATGGCTATGGAATCAAGAAAGGAGATGCCTGGAAAATAG
- a CDS encoding glycosyl transferase: MSDSNYTMTFFLVLFVAVICIFIQKFFKKYLESDQYYYLKDITLVAAWALCGIWAPDRPLKITIAAGVAAACVGFCQKVTRGKNLRFLYFIVGLGFSLFGPRIAFIEFAQGEYYYLSYFASIAISTLWIGIFPIFFQEIDEIPGMCGLLLSVSWTLVSIVIMLSSQNLQEAVQLCIIGMVLILVFWSRHIHAYRRLTEPLTALWGTLFAGLSIFGVSKGVAFYTLAVLPLGLFMLPLVETSISVVSAAFSTKPTGNLILYRKLLSKGMDHATSVHTVVMICALIGCIAAFIQTGATSFLVLMAAAVALFTVTWIFFKYAARSDNSQSRKPGLWGISVDNISLNYALTQVQHWINKGTDHSMIVTPDALAALRSRTDARYRRIVRNAALVLPDGAGLIAALKILHTPIQERIPGVEFTEHICKRASYEGWGIWLLGGAPEIAETAAQKLIEKYPGLIISGTRNGYFKDEETDGICKNIRESGARILFVGLGVPKQEYWLEENLAKSGATVGMGIGGTMDVISGKLVRAPIIWQKLCLEWLYRTIQEPWRWRRILKLPVFAFYVILTALHIDNFNPDQPNEDPETV, from the coding sequence ATGTCTGACAGCAATTACACCATGACGTTTTTTTTGGTTCTCTTTGTCGCCGTTATCTGTATTTTTATACAGAAATTCTTTAAAAAATATCTTGAGAGCGATCAGTACTATTATCTCAAGGATATTACACTGGTCGCTGCCTGGGCCCTCTGTGGCATCTGGGCGCCTGACAGGCCTCTCAAGATAACGATAGCCGCCGGTGTCGCAGCTGCATGTGTAGGATTCTGCCAAAAGGTGACCAGAGGCAAAAACCTCAGGTTTCTCTATTTCATAGTAGGTCTTGGCTTTTCACTTTTTGGACCAAGAATAGCTTTCATTGAGTTTGCCCAGGGGGAGTACTACTACCTTTCATACTTTGCATCGATCGCAATCAGCACCCTCTGGATAGGAATATTCCCTATCTTCTTTCAGGAGATCGATGAGATACCCGGTATGTGCGGACTGCTTCTCTCCGTCAGCTGGACACTTGTCTCCATAGTCATAATGCTCTCATCTCAAAACTTACAGGAAGCTGTCCAGCTGTGCATCATAGGCATGGTGCTGATACTCGTCTTCTGGAGCAGGCACATACACGCATACAGAAGGCTGACAGAACCTCTTACCGCCCTTTGGGGAACACTTTTTGCAGGGCTTTCTATCTTTGGAGTAAGCAAAGGTGTCGCATTTTATACTCTTGCTGTACTGCCGCTGGGGCTCTTCATGCTTCCTCTGGTCGAGACATCCATAAGCGTAGTAAGTGCAGCCTTCTCGACTAAACCTACAGGCAACCTGATCCTATACAGGAAGCTTCTGAGTAAAGGAATGGACCACGCTACATCAGTCCATACAGTAGTAATGATCTGCGCCCTTATCGGCTGCATTGCCGCTTTTATACAAACAGGAGCCACCAGCTTCCTGGTCCTAATGGCGGCAGCTGTTGCTCTCTTCACTGTCACCTGGATCTTTTTCAAATATGCCGCACGGTCAGACAACAGTCAGTCCAGAAAGCCGGGACTGTGGGGGATCAGCGTCGACAACATCTCTCTAAATTACGCCCTTACTCAGGTACAGCACTGGATAAACAAGGGAACTGACCATTCCATGATCGTAACCCCCGACGCGCTGGCTGCATTGAGAAGCAGAACTGACGCAAGGTACAGAAGAATAGTAAGAAACGCGGCACTAGTCCTGCCTGACGGAGCCGGATTAATCGCAGCCCTCAAAATCCTCCATACGCCTATCCAGGAAAGGATTCCGGGAGTTGAATTTACAGAACATATATGCAAGAGGGCATCTTATGAAGGATGGGGAATATGGCTACTTGGAGGCGCTCCCGAAATTGCTGAGACCGCGGCTCAAAAACTAATTGAAAAATATCCGGGCCTCATTATATCCGGCACAAGGAACGGATACTTCAAAGACGAAGAGACAGATGGAATTTGCAAAAATATCCGGGAAAGCGGTGCCAGGATCCTTTTCGTTGGTTTGGGTGTTCCCAAGCAAGAATACTGGCTTGAAGAAAACCTCGCAAAATCAGGTGCAACTGTTGGCATGGGAATAGGCGGAACTATGGACGTGATCTCAGGAAAATTAGTAAGAGCGCCAATAATATGGCAGAAACTCTGCCTTGAATGGCTCTACCGTACCATACAGGAACCCTGGAGGTGGCGGAGAATACTCAAGCTGCCGGTCTTTGCCTTTTATGTTATCTTGACCGCCCTCCATATCGACAATTTCAATCCTGACCAACCTAATGAAGATCCGGAAACAGTTTAA